In a single window of the Flavivirga spongiicola genome:
- a CDS encoding outer membrane beta-barrel protein, with protein MKNFTNLISFCFAVLLLTSCATRAAYLSRSERFSSSSSGISLAPNTSKSSSTSKASAANSAALNISNTTSRSGFLIGIYFTGIELGEKFELQPEVDFLVVKDLNEIQAPVLVKYNVAEEFSVLAGPNLGFLVDAPTGIKSFNFGLDFGAAYDIAEKININARYGLGLADLSENAGGSLKLSGFQIGVGYQF; from the coding sequence ATGAAAAATTTTACTAACCTCATTTCTTTTTGTTTTGCCGTTTTATTGTTAACGTCCTGTGCTACAAGGGCAGCATATCTCTCTCGTTCAGAAAGATTTAGTTCTTCATCATCAGGTATCTCTTTGGCTCCTAATACATCAAAGTCATCAAGTACTAGCAAAGCCTCTGCAGCGAATAGTGCGGCATTGAATATTTCCAATACAACTTCAAGGTCTGGTTTTCTTATTGGTATTTATTTTACAGGTATTGAGCTTGGTGAAAAATTTGAACTTCAACCTGAGGTGGATTTTTTAGTGGTTAAAGATTTAAACGAAATTCAGGCACCAGTTTTAGTTAAATATAATGTAGCCGAAGAATTTAGTGTTTTAGCTGGTCCTAACCTAGGGTTTCTTGTAGATGCTCCTACCGGAATTAAATCTTTCAACTTTGGTTTAGATTTTGGTGCAGCATATGATATCGCTGAAAAAATTAATATTAATGCGAGATATGGACTGGGTTTAGCTGATCTGTCAGAAAATGCAGGCGGCTCCTTAAAGCTGAGTGGCTTTCAAATTGGTGTAGGTTATCAATTCTAA
- a CDS encoding RNA polymerase sigma factor yields the protein MQYEFISDANLVSSYIKGEESALETLITRHKQKIYSFIYSKVYDRDVAEDIFQDTFIKVIRTLKRGAYNEEGKFLPWVMRISHNLVIDFFRKNKRMPKFDNAGEFSIFSVLSDTSLNAEKSIIKEQVETDVRRLVDKLPEDQKEVLLMRIYNDMSFKEISDRTGVSINTALGRMRYALINLRKIIDKHNIVLTN from the coding sequence ATGCAATACGAATTTATTTCTGATGCTAATCTGGTTAGCAGTTATATTAAAGGTGAAGAAAGTGCTTTAGAAACTCTTATCACTAGGCACAAACAAAAAATTTATAGTTTTATTTATTCTAAAGTTTACGATAGAGATGTCGCAGAAGATATCTTTCAAGATACTTTTATAAAAGTTATCCGAACGCTAAAACGTGGAGCTTATAATGAAGAAGGGAAGTTTTTACCATGGGTAATGCGTATTTCCCATAACTTGGTTATTGATTTTTTTAGAAAAAATAAAAGAATGCCAAAATTTGATAACGCAGGAGAATTTAGTATTTTTTCTGTACTTAGTGATACTAGCTTAAATGCTGAAAAAAGTATCATTAAAGAACAAGTTGAAACAGACGTAAGACGTTTGGTAGATAAGCTTCCGGAAGACCAGAAAGAAGTACTACTAATGCGTATTTATAATGATATGAGTTTTAAAGAGATATCAGATAGAACGGGGGTTAGTATTAACACAGCTCTTGGTAGAATGCGTTATGCTTTAATCAATTTAAGGAAGATTATAGATAAGCATAATATTGTTTTAACAAATTGA
- a CDS encoding DUF3667 domain-containing protein, with product MKTELETCKNCENQFEETFKFCPHCGQQTKEDLTVGVLFYNTISNYFSFDARFFKSFLPLLFKPGYLAKKFIEGKRLLYLHPAQLYLFVSVVFFFLLTTVVVRDQVQDLDTAFKKTRDTPIISDNTVAKAQQALDSVKLDSILLPLKEKGIPGMKAEQVKALDSLIKASNKDTVAETLTFDFDQKKVDSLIAIDASDTEIYSAMGVSDDAGYLTKKFYTQVLKFYKQRNGGQILQAIYDTIPISLFVLLPIFAFILKLLFFKRGHYAHHLVFSFYFFSFLFTVFSLILIVNNFFEVPNWIDWLLVVSTFFYLFVAIKRFYNHGWFLSFIKTGISSFVYLMFVIPIAIIIVGLIGFLFY from the coding sequence ATGAAAACCGAACTAGAGACCTGTAAAAATTGTGAGAATCAATTTGAAGAAACGTTTAAGTTTTGTCCGCATTGTGGGCAGCAAACCAAGGAAGATCTCACTGTTGGTGTCTTGTTTTATAATACGATAAGTAATTATTTTTCTTTTGATGCACGTTTTTTTAAAAGCTTTTTACCCTTATTATTTAAGCCTGGGTATTTAGCTAAAAAATTTATAGAAGGTAAACGCTTACTATATTTACATCCAGCGCAATTATACTTGTTTGTTTCGGTAGTCTTTTTCTTTTTATTAACTACGGTTGTGGTGAGAGACCAAGTTCAAGACTTAGATACTGCCTTTAAGAAAACACGCGATACACCTATAATTTCAGATAATACAGTAGCTAAAGCACAACAAGCTTTAGATTCCGTAAAACTGGATAGTATTTTACTGCCCTTAAAGGAGAAGGGGATTCCAGGAATGAAAGCGGAGCAGGTAAAAGCTTTGGATTCTTTAATAAAGGCCAGCAATAAAGATACTGTCGCCGAAACATTAACTTTTGATTTTGATCAAAAAAAAGTAGACTCTTTAATAGCTATTGATGCTTCTGATACAGAAATTTATAGTGCCATGGGTGTGAGTGATGATGCCGGTTATCTTACCAAGAAATTTTATACACAAGTACTTAAGTTTTACAAACAGCGTAATGGCGGACAAATTTTACAAGCTATTTACGATACGATTCCTATCTCGTTATTTGTTTTGCTGCCAATTTTTGCTTTTATATTAAAACTGTTATTCTTTAAACGAGGGCATTATGCACATCATTTAGTTTTTAGTTTTTATTTTTTCTCGTTTTTATTCACTGTTTTTAGCTTAATTCTGATAGTTAACAACTTTTTTGAAGTTCCGAATTGGATAGATTGGCTACTTGTCGTATCAACTTTCTTCTATTTATTTGTCGCTATTAAGCGATTTTATAATCATGGATGGTTTTTAAGCTTTATAAAAACGGGAATTTCTAGTTTTGTTTATTTAATGTTTGTAATCCCAATAGCTATTATAATAGTTGGCTTAATTGGTTTCTTATTTTATTAA
- the bcp gene encoding thioredoxin-dependent thiol peroxidase — protein sequence MNTLKVGNKAPNFESLDEQGNTVKLSDFKGKKLVVFFYPKANTPTCTVEACNLRDEYTVLQEQGYEILGVSADTAKKQSNFKKKFNFPYPLLADVDKTVINAFGVWGEKKFMGRTFDGIHRVTFVIDEEGVIVKVIDKVKAKIHAHQILE from the coding sequence ATGAACACATTAAAAGTAGGAAATAAGGCACCAAATTTTGAATCTTTAGACGAACAAGGAAATACAGTTAAATTATCGGATTTTAAAGGAAAAAAGTTAGTCGTTTTCTTTTATCCAAAAGCAAATACCCCAACATGTACAGTAGAGGCTTGCAATTTACGAGATGAATATACTGTTTTACAAGAACAGGGTTATGAAATTTTAGGAGTTAGTGCAGATACTGCAAAAAAGCAATCGAACTTTAAAAAGAAATTTAATTTTCCATATCCGTTATTAGCAGATGTAGATAAAACGGTTATCAACGCTTTTGGTGTTTGGGGAGAGAAAAAATTTATGGGACGTACCTTTGACGGTATTCATCGTGTAACATTTGTTATTGACGAAGAAGGCGTTATTGTAAAGGTGATAGATAAAGTAAAAGCTAAAATACATGCGCATCAAATTTTAGAATAA
- a CDS encoding endonuclease/exonuclease/phosphatase family protein, giving the protein MRFITYVSSFVLTLGCILAFNDINLSSFVFIITIPVLFIINLLLLFYWIIRKKKAFLFPLLSLLIYSFLFDSFFQINSKREEIEDVSILTYNAKGFSLDYVTDNANGNIADFIKEKDADIVCIQEFFHKKIPDFEIYPYRFWGYRPGIKKSLSVIFSKYPILETGFIDFPNTVNNGIYADIAIKNKKIRIYNLHLQSFGINLNSDELNDSSVFEKVSKTLQMQAKQSQIINDKLNAYNGFKIVCGDFNSTSFSSVYKTIKGSLQDTFVERGFGLGTTYNLLHYPLRLDFVLIDNNFEAISHENYSLGLSDHDPIFVKLKYK; this is encoded by the coding sequence ATGCGTTTTATCACTTATGTCTCGAGTTTTGTATTAACCCTTGGCTGTATTTTAGCTTTTAACGATATAAACTTATCTTCTTTTGTTTTTATAATTACCATACCGGTACTATTCATAATAAACCTGCTGTTGCTTTTTTATTGGATTATTAGAAAAAAGAAGGCTTTTTTATTTCCATTATTAAGCCTTTTAATTTATTCGTTTTTATTTGACTCTTTTTTTCAAATAAATTCTAAAAGAGAAGAAATAGAAGATGTTTCAATATTAACATATAATGCAAAGGGGTTTAGTTTAGACTATGTTACTGATAATGCTAATGGAAATATTGCAGACTTTATAAAAGAGAAAGATGCAGATATTGTATGTATTCAAGAGTTTTTTCACAAAAAAATTCCAGATTTTGAAATATATCCATATAGATTTTGGGGATACCGTCCAGGGATTAAAAAATCACTTTCAGTAATATTTTCAAAATACCCAATTTTAGAAACTGGTTTTATTGATTTCCCTAATACGGTTAACAATGGTATATATGCCGATATAGCTATAAAGAATAAAAAAATCCGAATTTATAATTTGCATCTACAATCATTTGGTATTAATTTAAACTCAGATGAGTTAAATGATAGCTCAGTATTTGAAAAAGTCTCAAAAACATTACAAATGCAAGCTAAACAATCTCAAATAATTAATGATAAATTGAACGCTTACAACGGTTTTAAAATAGTATGTGGAGACTTTAATTCCACATCATTTTCATCGGTTTATAAAACTATAAAAGGGTCTTTACAAGATACATTTGTTGAACGAGGTTTTGGTTTAGGCACTACTTATAATTTGCTTCACTATCCTTTAAGGTTAGATTTTGTTTTGATAGATAATAATTTTGAAGCTATTTCTCATGAAAATTATAGCTTAGGCTTATCTGACCATGATCCAATTTTTGTGAAATTGAAATATAAATAG
- a CDS encoding endonuclease III domain-containing protein has translation MTKQERVNFVINTLYKLYPEIPIPLDHNDPYTLLIAVLMSAQSTDVRVNKITPLLFEKANNPYDMVKLSVEEIRDIIKPVGLSPMKSKGIHGLSQILIEKHSGKVPISFEDLEALPAVGHKTASVVMSQAFGIPAFPVDTHIHRLMYRWNLSNGKNVVQTEKDAKRLFPKELWNDLHLQIIWYGREYSPARGWNLEKDIITKTIGRQSVINEYNKLKKS, from the coding sequence ATGACCAAACAAGAAAGAGTAAACTTTGTTATTAATACACTATATAAACTTTATCCAGAAATACCGATTCCATTAGACCATAACGATCCATATACCTTATTAATAGCGGTATTAATGTCTGCACAAAGCACCGATGTTAGAGTTAATAAAATAACTCCTTTACTCTTTGAAAAAGCGAATAATCCATATGATATGGTTAAACTTTCTGTAGAAGAAATAAGAGACATTATAAAACCTGTGGGATTATCACCAATGAAAAGCAAAGGTATCCATGGGTTATCACAAATTCTAATTGAAAAGCACAGTGGAAAAGTGCCTATAAGCTTTGAAGACTTAGAGGCTTTGCCTGCCGTAGGACATAAAACAGCAAGCGTAGTTATGTCTCAGGCTTTTGGTATTCCTGCTTTTCCTGTAGATACACATATACATAGATTGATGTATCGATGGAATTTAAGTAATGGGAAAAATGTTGTCCAAACAGAAAAAGATGCGAAAAGATTGTTTCCAAAAGAATTATGGAACGATTTGCATCTTCAAATTATTTGGTATGGTAGGGAATATTCACCAGCACGTGGTTGGAACCTAGAGAAAGACATTATCACAAAAACAATTGGAAGACAATCTGTTATAAATGAATACAATAAATTAAAAAAGTCCTAA
- the uvrA gene encoding excinuclease ABC subunit UvrA, with protein sequence MNTNISEVNPKENIIVKGAKLHNLKNIDVVIPRNKLVVITGLSGSGKSSLAFDTLYAEGQRRYVESLSSYARQFLGRLNKPKVDYIKGIAPAIAIEQKVNSTNPRSTVGTTTEIYDYLKLLFARIGKTYSPVSGDEVRKDTVTDVLNYLKTFPEREKLLLLAPIHLEEGRSMQDKLKALQQQGYARVKIKDVVTRIDEIKDLTNEENILLVVDRIIFKNEEDFLNRLADAIQTAFFEGKGECVIEILSDNKQRVFSNKFELDGINFLEPNAHLFSFNNPYGACPKCEGYGDIIGIDDDLVIPNTGLSVYENAIFPWRGESMSWYRDQLVNNSHKFDFPIHKPYFELSDTQKQLIWNGNQYFEGLNSFFAELESKAYKIQNRVMLSRYRGKTKCKACHGKRLRIEANYIKIGGATITDLVEMPLGKLANFFKQLELNDYDTQIANRLLKEINNRLSFLANVGLNYLTLNRKSNTLSGGESQRINLATSLGSSLVGSMYILDEPSIGLHPKDTERLISVLKSLRDLGNTVIVVEHDEDIMIAADSIIDIGPEAGTFGGHVVAHGNYADILASDSLTAQYLNESLKIEVPKKRRTSKYYVDIKGARENNLKNIDVRFPLGMLTVITGVSGSGKSTLIKKILYPSLQKKLTDFGDKPGQFTSLEGNFSNIKHIEFVDQNPIGRSSRSNPVTYIKAYDDIRALFSKQKLSTIRNYQAKHFSFNVDGGRCETCKGEGEVTIEMQFMADVHLECETCKGKRFKKEVLEVTFGDKSIDDILNLTIDNAIEFFDTQKQTKIKNKLQPLQDVGLGYVTLGQSSSTLSGGEAQRIKLASFLGKGNNKDKALFIFDEPTTGLHFHDIQKLLKSFTALIENDHSIIVVEHNLELIKCADYIIDLGPEGGETGGNLVAIGTPEDIVNTKASETGKYLKDKL encoded by the coding sequence ATGAATACTAATATTTCCGAAGTAAACCCTAAAGAAAACATCATCGTTAAAGGTGCTAAATTGCATAATTTGAAAAATATCGATGTAGTGATACCAAGAAACAAGTTAGTAGTTATTACGGGTTTATCGGGATCAGGAAAGTCTAGTTTAGCATTTGATACCCTATATGCTGAAGGGCAAAGACGTTATGTGGAGAGCTTATCGAGTTATGCCCGTCAATTTTTGGGTAGATTAAATAAACCTAAAGTAGATTACATAAAAGGAATTGCTCCTGCCATAGCTATTGAACAAAAGGTGAATTCAACCAATCCACGTTCAACTGTTGGCACTACTACAGAGATTTACGATTATTTAAAACTATTATTTGCCAGAATCGGTAAAACCTACTCACCAGTTTCTGGCGACGAAGTGAGAAAAGATACTGTTACAGATGTTTTAAATTATTTAAAAACTTTTCCGGAAAGAGAAAAGCTACTGCTCCTCGCTCCTATTCATTTAGAAGAAGGCCGTAGTATGCAAGACAAACTTAAAGCTTTACAGCAACAAGGATATGCAAGGGTTAAAATAAAAGATGTAGTGACACGTATTGATGAAATTAAAGACCTTACAAACGAGGAAAATATACTATTAGTTGTTGACAGAATTATTTTTAAGAATGAAGAAGATTTTCTTAATCGATTAGCAGATGCTATACAAACAGCGTTTTTTGAAGGTAAAGGAGAATGTGTCATAGAAATTTTAAGTGATAACAAACAGCGTGTTTTTAGTAATAAGTTTGAATTGGATGGTATTAATTTCTTAGAGCCTAATGCGCACCTATTTAGCTTCAATAATCCATATGGCGCTTGTCCAAAATGTGAGGGCTATGGTGATATCATTGGCATTGATGATGATTTAGTGATTCCAAATACTGGCCTTTCTGTTTATGAAAATGCCATTTTTCCATGGCGTGGAGAAAGTATGAGTTGGTATAGAGATCAATTAGTGAATAATTCTCATAAATTTGATTTCCCTATTCATAAGCCATATTTTGAGCTAAGTGATACTCAAAAACAACTTATTTGGAACGGAAATCAATATTTTGAAGGATTAAATTCTTTTTTCGCAGAATTAGAATCTAAAGCATATAAGATTCAAAATCGCGTTATGTTATCGCGTTACCGCGGAAAAACAAAGTGTAAAGCATGTCATGGAAAACGTTTACGCATAGAAGCAAATTACATAAAGATTGGCGGTGCTACTATTACAGATTTAGTTGAAATGCCTTTAGGTAAACTAGCAAACTTCTTCAAGCAGTTAGAATTAAACGATTATGATACGCAAATTGCCAATAGGCTTTTAAAAGAAATAAATAACAGATTATCGTTTCTCGCTAATGTTGGCTTAAATTATCTAACACTTAATAGAAAATCAAATACCTTATCTGGCGGTGAAAGTCAGCGTATTAATCTGGCAACCTCCTTAGGAAGTAGCTTAGTAGGTTCTATGTATATTTTGGACGAGCCCAGTATTGGCTTGCATCCTAAAGATACAGAACGATTAATTTCTGTATTAAAATCGCTTCGTGATTTGGGAAATACGGTTATTGTAGTTGAGCATGATGAAGATATTATGATTGCTGCCGATAGTATTATAGATATTGGTCCTGAAGCGGGAACCTTTGGTGGCCATGTAGTTGCTCATGGTAATTATGCAGATATTCTGGCATCAGATTCTTTAACAGCACAATATTTAAATGAATCTCTGAAAATTGAAGTACCAAAGAAGCGTAGAACCTCAAAATACTATGTAGATATTAAAGGAGCTCGTGAAAATAACCTAAAGAATATCGACGTTCGCTTTCCTCTTGGTATGCTAACCGTTATAACTGGAGTTTCCGGTAGCGGAAAAAGCACCTTAATTAAAAAAATACTCTACCCTTCGTTGCAAAAGAAACTAACTGATTTTGGAGATAAGCCAGGTCAATTTACAAGTTTAGAAGGTAATTTTAGTAATATTAAGCATATAGAGTTTGTTGATCAAAACCCTATTGGCCGATCTTCACGTTCTAACCCGGTAACCTATATAAAAGCTTACGATGATATAAGAGCTTTGTTTTCAAAACAGAAATTAAGTACCATAAGAAATTATCAGGCAAAACATTTTTCTTTTAATGTAGATGGTGGACGTTGTGAAACTTGCAAAGGTGAAGGTGAAGTAACTATTGAAATGCAATTTATGGCTGATGTACATTTAGAATGTGAAACCTGTAAAGGAAAACGCTTTAAAAAAGAGGTACTTGAGGTGACTTTTGGAGATAAAAGTATTGATGATATTTTAAATTTAACTATAGATAACGCCATCGAATTTTTTGATACCCAGAAACAAACGAAAATTAAAAACAAACTCCAACCTTTACAGGATGTTGGTTTGGGGTATGTCACATTAGGACAAAGCTCTTCCACCCTTTCTGGAGGTGAAGCTCAACGTATAAAATTAGCGTCCTTTTTAGGAAAAGGCAACAATAAGGATAAAGCGCTTTTTATTTTTGACGAACCCACCACTGGACTGCATTTTCATGACATTCAAAAGCTTTTAAAATCTTTTACTGCGCTTATTGAAAATGATCATTCTATTATAGTTGTAGAGCATAATTTAGAGCTTATCAAGTGTGCAGATTATATTATAGATTTAGGTCCTGAAGGTGGGGAAACCGGCGGTAACTTAGTTGCTATCGGAACTCCTGAAGATATTGTTAATACGAAAGCTTCAGAAACAGGAAAATATTTAAAAGACAAACTCTAA